Proteins from a genomic interval of Quercus robur chromosome 9, dhQueRobu3.1, whole genome shotgun sequence:
- the LOC126698632 gene encoding RPM1 interacting protein 13, with amino-acid sequence MDSSPVILDISSDEEQGSSAETKSSDQNLDWLSALFGNLNSDDDTEADDDVVVVREVVNENQRKSRKSTVVMKDVDDDCVVLDCDPNNPVAEVNDDKDNSGSDDLLIVAEKGQIACRDYPHPRHLCAKYPFSSTSHDKHCDQCHCYVCECSAPCPFWDSGSVILNHHCHATDKEERWKTFRKQLKPIKNTTFSAVKCSNPTLSVPLARCNQAQSLNIFRLSPNSKPPNHVARSSLILPCSTSNNYTVPNIISQGKSQQSAPILAKNRVHPHVISQQFVGVRHSVTQRDRGSVGNLGPRIPPSNTMFKKTGSVKPSSVYVSSNNNSCIQAAQHTRNATSTALSNEINPNRWQNFRSSVNLESFRPQDCSQPNLGFPGNIIPSQPQIYNQSIAQSNDGQNFCLPGYQSQKPSEDIYQNGNCLNDGQNISQHGNQSFSTTDPGSLDFNFSWPNNSVQSNLQPPIGNLHVQSGGYTCESLSVEDSNSQFMGSAQFSEDSLPELFGCATPCPSDQVLAVENSELQSTGPMHEASHIKESNCELADFDLDNWFLENQSVPMVSGGSMPSETNIFSPVTSSIDPGMLLFDFETSWNGLAHV; translated from the exons ATGGATTCGTCGCCGGTGATATTGGATATAAGCTCCGACGAAGAGCAGGGTTCATCGGCGGAGACCAAATCCAGCGACCAAAACTTAGATTGGCTGTCGGCGCTATTTGGAAATTTGAACTCCGATGATGATACGGAGGCTGACGACGACGTCGTGGTGGTCAGAGAGGTGGTCAACGAGAACCAACGCAAGTCAAGGAAATCGACGGTGGTGATGAAGGATGTGGATGACGATTGCGTCGTACTGGATTGTGACCCGAATAATCCGGTCGCCGAGGTTAACGATGATAAGGATAATTCTGGGTCTGATGACTTGCTTATAGTTGCAGAGAAAGGGCAG ATTGCATGCAGAGACTATCCTCATCCACGTCATCTTTGTGCTAAATATCCTTTCAGTTCCACATCCCATGATAAGCACTGTGACCAG TGCCACTGTTATGTTTGCGAATGTAGCGCGCCATGTCCATTTTGGGATTCAGGTTCAGTCATCTTGAACCACCATTGTCATGCCACCGATAAGGAGGAGAGATGGAAAACTTTTAGGAAGCAACTCAAGCCGATAAAAAATACTACATTTTCAGCTGTAAAGTGTTCTAATCCTACTCTCTCTGTGCCACTTGCTCGATGTAATCAAGCTCAATCACTCAACATTTTTCGGTTGTCACCCAACTCCAAGCCTCCAAATCATGTCGCCAGATCAAGTTTAATCCTTCCTTGCTCCACCTCGAATAATTATACCGTGCCAAATATCATAAGTCAAGGGAAGAGCCAACAGTCAGCACCTATTTTGGCAAAAAACAGAGTCCATCCGCATGTGATTTCACAGCAGTTTGTTGGTGTACGTCATAGTGTCACCCAACGGGACCGTGGTAGTGTTGGGAATTTGGGTCCAAGAATTCCCCCTTCCAATACAATGTTTAAGAAGACAGGAAGTGTTAAGCCCAGTTCTGTGTATGTTTCGTCAAACAACAATAGCTGTATCCAGGCAGCACAACATACCAGAAATGCTACTTCAACAGCATTGTCAAACGAGATAAATCCCAATAGGTGGCAGAATTTTAGGTCTAGTGTAAATCTGGAGTCATTTAGGCCTCAGGACTGTTCTCAGCCCAACTTGGGCTTCCCTGGAAATATCATACCTTCCCAACCTCAAATATATAATCAGTCTATTGCTCAATCAAATGATGGCCAGAATTTTTGTCTTCCTGGGTATCAAAGCCAAAAACCTAGCGAAGATATTTATCAGAATGGGAATTGTCTAAATGACGGGCAAAATATCAGTCAGCATGGGAATCAAAGTTTCAGTACCACAGATCCAGGttctttagattttaatttcagTTGGCCTAACAATTCTGTTCAAAGCAATCTACAACCTCCAATTGGAAATCTCCATGTTCAAAGTGGAGGATATACATGTGAGTCATTATCTGTAGAGGATTCTAATTCCCAGTTTATGGGTAGTGCTCAGTTCAGTGAAGACAGTCTACCTGAGTTGTTTGGATGTGCAACTCCCTGTCCAAGCGATCAAGTACTTGCAGTCGAAAATTCTGAACTTCAAAGTACTGGGCCTATGCATGAAGCATCCCATATTAAGGAGTCTAATTGTGAGCTTGCTGACTTTGATCTTGACAACTGGTTTTTGGAAAACCAGTCAGTTCCCATGGTTTCAGGTGGTTCCATGCCATCTGAAACAAATATCTTTTCTCCTGTGACTTCTTCCATTGATCCAGGAATGCTTCTGTTTGATTTTGAAACCTCCTGGAATGGTCTTGCACATGTGTAG